One part of the Aneurinibacillus sp. REN35 genome encodes these proteins:
- a CDS encoding metal-sensitive transcriptional regulator, translating to MDEDVPQHCDRTSHHSEKMKNNLTSRLNRIEGQIRGIKGMVEKDVYCDDILNQIAAVQSALNSVGKLLLEGHMKSCVIERIQEGDHEVLDELLKTMNKLMK from the coding sequence ATGGATGAAGACGTGCCTCAGCATTGTGATCGCACAAGCCATCATTCCGAGAAGATGAAGAACAACCTAACCTCTCGTCTGAACCGGATTGAAGGGCAGATTCGAGGCATCAAAGGTATGGTAGAGAAAGACGTATATTGTGATGATATCCTCAATCAGATTGCCGCTGTACAATCAGCGTTGAATTCAGTGGGTAAACTCTTGTTAGAAGGTCATATGAAAAGCTGCGTTATTGAACGCATTCAAGAAGGCGATCATGAGGTGCTAGATGAACTGCTGAAAACGATGAATAAATTAATGAAATAA
- a CDS encoding LysR family transcriptional regulator, whose amino-acid sequence MDLKLLKTFQLLVNYGSFIRVAEEMNYAQSTVTMQIQKLEADLGIQLIERGKKIRLTEAGRLFYEQSLQIIKNIEQLQTSMFNFQMGEAGNVRLGVTEPTASYRLPAILKKFLSRYPKIRISVDITNTSTLSGRLLKGDIDIALCSVPELGDALYFEPLFKEEFVVLMPENHPLAQKAVVAPEDIQRYRLLITSATCPYRRKLEIVLQDMGNISVDTMEIGSMTALKYYVESGLGIALVPKIATKTVPNGTTIRTMSGSLIEMTFGILCKTSDYPLKLATSKLYQFLKQEFYKP is encoded by the coding sequence GTGGATCTTAAACTATTAAAAACGTTTCAATTGCTAGTGAATTATGGGAGTTTTATCCGTGTAGCTGAAGAAATGAATTATGCTCAGTCCACAGTCACGATGCAAATTCAAAAACTTGAAGCGGATTTAGGCATTCAGTTGATCGAACGCGGGAAAAAAATTCGGTTAACAGAAGCGGGAAGACTATTTTATGAACAAAGTTTACAAATTATAAAGAATATAGAGCAACTGCAAACAAGTATGTTTAATTTTCAAATGGGTGAAGCGGGAAATGTTCGTTTAGGGGTGACAGAGCCAACTGCCAGCTACCGATTACCTGCTATTTTAAAGAAGTTTTTATCCCGCTATCCGAAAATCCGTATCTCCGTGGACATTACAAATACGTCAACGCTGAGTGGACGACTTCTTAAAGGTGATATTGATATAGCTCTCTGCTCAGTGCCTGAATTGGGCGATGCTCTTTATTTTGAACCTTTATTTAAGGAAGAGTTTGTGGTCTTGATGCCGGAGAACCATCCACTTGCTCAAAAAGCTGTCGTTGCTCCAGAGGATATACAGAGATATCGTCTGCTTATTACTTCAGCAACATGTCCGTACCGCAGAAAGTTAGAGATAGTCTTGCAGGATATGGGGAACATTTCCGTAGATACGATGGAGATAGGAAGTATGACAGCTTTGAAATATTATGTAGAAAGCGGATTAGGTATTGCCCTCGTACCAAAGATTGCAACAAAAACCGTTCCTAATGGAACAACCATACGGACTATGTCCGGAAGTCTCATAGAAATGACTTTCGGCATCCTTTGCAAAACATCAGATTATCCACTGAAGCTGGCAACTTCGAAGCTTTATCAATTTCTCAAACAAGAGTTTTATAAACCGTAG
- a CDS encoding MBL fold metallo-hydrolase, with protein sequence MSRAERLGTNVEGDFYVNAACINCDTCRQLAPSVFSQVGRYSAVTCQPEDQDEKRRAFHALLACPTGAIGSEDKEGLKDAIEEFPLHLADQIYYCGYTSRESFGASSYFLVHPDGNWLIDAPRYVPSLAKKLGEMGGVRYVFLTHQDDVADAEQYARHFGAERIIHEAEKDAQPEAEHIIKGKEPIEWQPGFEIIPVPGHTAGHIVLLYKDRFLFSGDHLSWNRDTQKLDAHKEHCWYSWRRQSESMVRLAEEAFEWVLPGHGNRIHLPQAEMRDAMQALIHEMKV encoded by the coding sequence ATGAGCAGAGCCGAACGTCTTGGTACGAATGTGGAAGGGGATTTTTATGTGAACGCTGCTTGTATTAATTGCGATACGTGCCGTCAATTGGCTCCAAGCGTATTTTCACAAGTAGGACGCTATTCCGCTGTTACCTGTCAACCGGAAGATCAAGATGAGAAGCGGCGAGCCTTTCATGCGCTGCTTGCTTGTCCAACAGGAGCGATTGGAAGCGAAGATAAAGAGGGGCTAAAAGATGCGATCGAGGAATTTCCGTTGCACTTAGCTGATCAGATATATTACTGCGGATACACATCTCGCGAGTCGTTTGGCGCAAGCAGCTATTTCCTTGTACATCCGGATGGGAATTGGCTTATTGATGCGCCGCGCTATGTTCCCTCTCTGGCAAAGAAGCTCGGGGAGATGGGCGGGGTGCGCTATGTTTTTTTAACTCATCAGGATGATGTAGCCGATGCGGAGCAATATGCCCGCCACTTCGGTGCTGAGCGAATCATTCACGAAGCCGAGAAGGATGCACAGCCTGAAGCCGAGCATATTATTAAAGGAAAAGAGCCTATAGAATGGCAACCTGGCTTTGAGATTATTCCTGTACCGGGTCATACTGCTGGGCATATTGTGTTGTTATATAAGGATAGGTTTCTTTTCTCAGGTGATCATCTATCCTGGAATCGGGATACGCAAAAGCTGGATGCTCATAAAGAACATTGCTGGTATTCGTGGAGAAGACAGAGTGAATCGATGGTGAGATTAGCCGAAGAAGCATTCGAATGGGTACTGCCGGGACACGGTAATCGGATTCATCTGCCGCAGGCGGAGATGAGAGATGCTATGCAAGCGCTGATTCATGAGATGAAGGTATAG
- a CDS encoding ArsR/SmtB family transcription factor, with the protein MKQEDCCEIFCYDEEKVQRIQGMLSDIESAPVAQLFKALSDDTRLRIVYALCQEPELCVCDVANIIGSTMAAASHHLRLLRAMGLARHRKEGKLVFYSLHDEQIRQLVGLVFLQRGEVTPS; encoded by the coding sequence ATGAAGCAGGAGGATTGCTGTGAGATTTTTTGTTATGACGAGGAGAAGGTTCAGCGTATACAAGGAATGCTATCTGACATAGAGAGCGCCCCGGTTGCTCAGCTGTTTAAAGCATTATCTGATGATACGCGCTTGCGGATTGTGTATGCGCTCTGTCAGGAGCCGGAGCTTTGCGTATGTGATGTAGCTAATATTATTGGTTCTACGATGGCAGCGGCCTCTCATCACCTAAGGCTTCTGCGCGCGATGGGATTAGCCCGTCATAGAAAAGAAGGAAAGCTCGTCTTCTATTCCCTGCACGATGAGCAAATCAGACAGCTCGTTGGGCTAGTTTTTCTGCAAAGAGGAGAGGTGACCCCGTCATGA
- a CDS encoding heavy metal translocating P-type ATPase: MSDTKQTTLQISGMTCAACANRIEKGLSKLEGVSEANVNFALERATVSYQPDVVSPAQMEEKIEKLGYGTVKEQIDFQLTGMTCAACANRIEKGLAKMPGVSQASVNFALETAHVEYSSSEVSVDDMIRKVEKLGYQAALKEDAAGDSGDHRQKEITRQKQKFIISALLSLPLLWSMVGHFSFTSWIFVPELFMNPWFQLLLATPVQFIIGSQFYVGAYKALRNKSANMDVLVALGTSAAYFYSVYLTIQWAANQHHMAEMYYETSAVLITLILLGKLFEALAKGRTSEAIKTLMGLQAKTALVVRDGEEMVVPIEEVIVGDMIIVRPGEKIPVDGEVAEGQSSVDESMLTGESIPIEKQTGAHVFGATINKNGILKIKATKVGKETALAQIIKVVEEAQGSKAPIQRVADRISGIFVPIVVGIAVLVFLIWYFFVAPGDFANALEKLIAVLVIACPCALGLATPTSIMAGSGRAAEAGILFKGGEHLEAAHRIDTVVLDKTGTVTKGKPELTDVRTEGIEEEEFLRLVGSAEKNSEHPLAEAIVSGIQERGVSLVRTEEFEAVPGYGIRAVVEGRTIVIGTRRLMERDQVQMTDALEMMAELERNGKTAMLVAIDRRYAGMVAVADTVKETSKEAIVRLKELGIEVVMITGDNQRTAEAIAADVGIDRVLAEVLPEGKAEEVKKLQSQGRKVAMAGDGINDAPALAVADIGIAMGTGTDVAMEAGDITLMRGDLTSIADAIYMSRKTMANIKQNLFWALAYNSLGIPIAAAGFLAPWVAGAAMALSSVSVVLNALRLQRVKL; encoded by the coding sequence ATGTCAGATACAAAACAAACGACGCTTCAAATTAGCGGGATGACATGTGCAGCCTGCGCCAACAGGATTGAGAAGGGACTAAGCAAGCTTGAAGGCGTATCGGAGGCGAATGTAAATTTTGCATTGGAGAGAGCGACGGTGAGTTATCAGCCGGATGTAGTTTCTCCCGCGCAAATGGAAGAGAAAATTGAAAAGCTGGGCTATGGTACAGTGAAGGAGCAGATTGATTTTCAGCTTACCGGCATGACGTGTGCCGCCTGTGCGAATCGGATCGAAAAGGGTCTTGCCAAGATGCCCGGAGTATCGCAGGCGAGCGTTAACTTTGCTCTAGAGACGGCTCATGTGGAATACAGTTCATCAGAGGTATCGGTTGATGATATGATCCGTAAGGTGGAGAAACTGGGCTATCAGGCTGCACTTAAAGAGGATGCGGCAGGGGATAGCGGAGATCATCGCCAAAAAGAAATCACCAGACAAAAGCAGAAGTTTATCATCTCTGCGTTGCTGTCGCTGCCGCTGCTCTGGTCGATGGTAGGACACTTCTCGTTTACTTCATGGATTTTCGTACCTGAATTATTCATGAATCCATGGTTTCAACTACTCCTGGCGACACCGGTGCAATTTATTATCGGCAGCCAATTCTATGTCGGCGCGTATAAAGCGCTGCGAAATAAGAGTGCGAATATGGATGTGCTGGTCGCGCTTGGTACATCAGCAGCTTATTTCTATAGTGTATATCTAACAATTCAATGGGCGGCAAATCAGCATCATATGGCTGAGATGTATTATGAAACCAGTGCAGTGCTCATTACCTTGATTCTATTAGGCAAGTTGTTTGAAGCGTTGGCGAAAGGTCGTACATCAGAAGCAATCAAGACGTTGATGGGCTTGCAGGCTAAGACAGCGCTTGTTGTCAGAGACGGGGAAGAGATGGTCGTTCCGATTGAAGAAGTTATAGTCGGTGATATGATTATCGTGCGCCCGGGTGAAAAAATTCCGGTCGATGGAGAGGTTGCAGAAGGACAGTCATCTGTAGATGAGTCCATGCTGACAGGAGAGAGTATCCCGATAGAGAAGCAGACAGGTGCGCATGTGTTCGGTGCGACCATTAATAAGAATGGCATACTGAAAATAAAAGCAACCAAAGTAGGAAAAGAAACCGCGCTTGCGCAAATTATTAAAGTTGTTGAAGAAGCTCAGGGCTCTAAAGCGCCGATACAGCGGGTTGCGGACAGGATTTCTGGCATTTTTGTTCCGATTGTGGTCGGTATTGCGGTGCTTGTATTTCTGATCTGGTATTTCTTTGTTGCACCGGGTGATTTCGCTAATGCATTAGAGAAGCTGATTGCTGTACTAGTCATCGCCTGCCCATGTGCCTTAGGACTTGCGACGCCGACTTCTATTATGGCAGGTTCCGGACGCGCAGCAGAAGCGGGGATTTTGTTTAAGGGCGGTGAACATCTAGAGGCCGCACACCGTATCGATACGGTAGTATTGGATAAGACAGGGACAGTGACAAAAGGAAAACCGGAATTAACGGATGTACGTACAGAAGGAATCGAAGAAGAAGAATTCCTGCGTCTGGTCGGCAGCGCGGAGAAGAACTCCGAGCATCCGCTGGCTGAGGCAATTGTGAGTGGTATTCAGGAACGCGGTGTCTCGCTTGTGCGTACGGAGGAGTTTGAAGCTGTGCCAGGCTACGGCATTCGTGCTGTAGTAGAAGGAAGAACGATTGTGATCGGAACGCGCCGCTTGATGGAACGTGATCAGGTCCAGATGACAGACGCACTGGAGATGATGGCAGAGTTAGAGCGCAACGGAAAGACAGCGATGCTTGTGGCGATCGACCGGCGTTATGCAGGTATGGTGGCGGTAGCTGATACGGTCAAAGAAACATCAAAAGAAGCGATTGTACGTCTAAAAGAGTTAGGCATTGAAGTCGTCATGATTACAGGTGATAATCAGCGTACAGCAGAAGCTATCGCGGCCGATGTAGGCATCGACCGTGTGCTTGCCGAAGTGCTGCCGGAGGGAAAGGCGGAAGAAGTTAAAAAATTGCAAAGCCAAGGGCGCAAGGTTGCCATGGCTGGAGATGGAATTAATGACGCCCCTGCACTCGCTGTTGCAGATATCGGTATTGCGATGGGTACGGGTACAGATGTAGCCATGGAAGCCGGGGATATTACGCTGATGCGTGGTGATTTAACAAGCATCGCAGACGCCATTTATATGAGCCGCAAGACCATGGCCAATATTAAACAGAATTTGTTCTGGGCGCTTGCTTATAATTCACTCGGAATTCCGATTGCCGCTGCGGGATTTTTGGCACCATGGGTTGCAGGAGCGGCAATGGCGCTCAGTTCAGTCTCTGTCGTGCTGAATGCGCTGCGTTTGCAGCGGGTGAAGTTATAA
- the copZ gene encoding copper chaperone CopZ — MQNVTLKVEGMSCGHCVKSVEGALKEIGAAGKVNLEAKTVQVEFDENKVSVDAIKEAIEEQGYDVV; from the coding sequence ATGCAAAACGTAACATTGAAAGTAGAAGGAATGTCCTGCGGGCATTGTGTAAAATCAGTAGAAGGCGCGCTTAAGGAAATTGGTGCAGCTGGTAAGGTGAATCTAGAAGCGAAGACGGTACAGGTTGAATTCGATGAGAACAAAGTGTCTGTCGATGCGATCAAAGAAGCCATTGAAGAGCAAGGATACGACGTCGTCTAA
- a CDS encoding SDR family NAD(P)-dependent oxidoreductase, which translates to MRLKNKVTLVTGGGTGIGRATCLALAERGASIAVNYSHSKADAEKTAQIINDEGGRAITIQADVSQDKEVRKMVDTIVQQFGTVDLLVNNSSITRYISFDDLEAVTEEVWDELYNVNVKGMFYCARAVAPFMKSNKQGAIVNLGSIAGQTGLGSSLPYAVSKAAIHGLTKSLAHALAPDIRVCCVVPGAVATRWWTGREEEMKRLAPKLLLQRISTPEDIAQCICAVLEQEAMTGQIITVDSGQTL; encoded by the coding sequence ATGCGTTTAAAAAATAAAGTGACTCTCGTTACCGGCGGCGGTACTGGAATTGGCAGAGCTACATGCCTGGCCTTGGCTGAGCGAGGGGCATCTATTGCAGTAAACTACTCTCATTCTAAAGCCGATGCAGAGAAAACGGCACAAATCATCAATGACGAAGGCGGACGCGCAATAACCATCCAAGCCGATGTTTCTCAAGACAAGGAAGTTAGGAAGATGGTCGATACCATAGTGCAGCAATTCGGGACTGTAGATTTACTAGTAAATAACTCCAGTATTACGCGATACATTTCATTTGATGATTTAGAAGCGGTAACGGAGGAAGTCTGGGATGAACTTTATAATGTTAATGTCAAAGGAATGTTTTACTGCGCGCGAGCCGTTGCTCCTTTTATGAAAAGTAATAAACAAGGAGCAATAGTCAATCTCGGCAGTATAGCGGGACAAACGGGATTAGGATCTTCTCTTCCATACGCCGTATCCAAAGCGGCCATTCATGGTCTTACTAAGTCGTTAGCACATGCTCTAGCTCCAGACATCAGAGTCTGTTGTGTTGTACCGGGAGCCGTTGCAACAAGATGGTGGACTGGAAGGGAAGAAGAAATGAAGAGATTAGCTCCTAAGCTTCTGTTGCAACGTATTTCAACACCCGAAGATATTGCACAATGTATCTGCGCTGTCTTGGAACAAGAAGCAATGACAGGACAAATCATTACGGTGGATAGCGGACAAACGTTGTAA
- a CDS encoding murein hydrolase activator EnvC family protein — translation MKKKIGASFLALSLLAGGISPAAFADNGADRLEQKKNNSEKQAKNAKDALQDVRQQKKSNEEMLFTLERQISNLEAELHTLQTQIHTTSAGAEQAKKEYEAAALRVEKRDTLLKNRVRAMYEANDITYLDVLLNAEDFGDLIERYSFLKLIGEQDAQILADNKRDRNIIKQKKEEIEQKLKNLTQMQATKKELSTSMQAQKEEREQVIAELEKKEVHLEDTAESHMQEAAHLSEELRKKMEQSLPAGTEGQGSGEFTWPVPSVHAITSPFGMRIHPITGKRKLHNGLDIGAPQGTPIVAAGSGQVVFAGKMNGYGNTVIIAHGDGKSTQYAHIRDGGIKVSAGQAVTAGQHIAEVGSTGNSTGPHLHFIVYEQGQTVNPISYVR, via the coding sequence ATGAAGAAAAAAATCGGTGCATCATTTCTTGCACTCTCTTTGTTAGCCGGAGGGATAAGCCCGGCGGCTTTTGCAGATAACGGAGCAGATCGCTTAGAACAGAAGAAAAACAACTCGGAAAAACAAGCCAAAAACGCGAAAGACGCATTGCAGGATGTCAGACAGCAAAAAAAGAGCAATGAAGAAATGCTTTTCACATTAGAAAGGCAAATCAGCAATCTCGAAGCGGAATTACATACATTGCAAACACAAATTCATACGACTTCTGCTGGGGCAGAACAGGCAAAGAAAGAGTATGAGGCAGCCGCTTTGCGAGTGGAGAAGCGGGATACTCTTCTAAAGAACCGGGTGCGAGCCATGTATGAAGCAAATGACATAACCTATCTCGATGTACTGCTTAACGCTGAGGATTTTGGCGATCTAATCGAACGCTACAGTTTCCTTAAACTGATCGGGGAACAAGACGCACAGATTCTTGCAGATAATAAACGTGACCGAAATATTATTAAGCAGAAAAAAGAAGAGATTGAGCAAAAACTAAAAAACCTAACCCAGATGCAAGCAACCAAAAAAGAACTTAGCACATCCATGCAGGCACAAAAAGAAGAGAGGGAACAGGTCATAGCGGAACTGGAGAAAAAAGAGGTGCATTTAGAAGATACAGCGGAAAGCCATATGCAGGAAGCAGCTCACCTCTCAGAAGAGCTGCGCAAAAAGATGGAACAATCGCTGCCTGCCGGGACAGAAGGACAAGGCAGCGGCGAGTTCACGTGGCCCGTTCCTTCTGTACATGCTATAACCTCTCCGTTCGGTATGCGTATTCATCCGATCACAGGAAAGCGAAAGCTACATAACGGGCTTGATATCGGTGCTCCACAGGGTACACCCATTGTGGCAGCCGGCAGCGGCCAAGTTGTATTCGCAGGAAAGATGAACGGTTATGGCAATACGGTAATCATCGCTCATGGTGATGGAAAAAGCACACAGTATGCACATATTCGTGATGGAGGGATTAAAGTGTCGGCAGGGCAAGCCGTTACAGCCGGACAGCATATTGCTGAAGTAGGGTCAACAGGAAATTCTACCGGGCCGCACCTTCATTTCATCGTATATGAACAAGGACAAACAGTGAATCCTATCTCTTATGTACGCTAA
- a CDS encoding DUF4871 domain-containing protein, whose translation MRQRIRVLGRVGIIGNDIDTKFPDLPPKWLWHFWGKKEELQDKKLKVVAIHKDTGEEADPLGKYMTEPRVTYSDTLVNGSHATMPSNVSLPRAGLWKVKVYLDEAFFAEFIIEVK comes from the coding sequence TTGCGGCAGCGAATACGTGTGCTAGGGAGAGTTGGCATCATTGGTAACGATATCGATACAAAATTCCCAGATCTTCCTCCGAAATGGTTGTGGCATTTTTGGGGAAAGAAAGAAGAATTACAGGATAAGAAGTTGAAAGTTGTAGCGATTCACAAAGATACAGGAGAAGAGGCAGATCCTTTAGGGAAGTACATGACGGAACCTAGAGTTACATATAGTGATACGCTCGTTAATGGCTCACATGCAACGATGCCTTCGAATGTCTCGCTTCCGCGTGCAGGGTTATGGAAAGTAAAAGTTTATCTTGATGAAGCATTTTTTGCTGAATTCATCATTGAGGTGAAGTAA